The stretch of DNA GCTGGCGGGGCAGCCCGCCTACGCCGGCCATTCGCAAGCTGAGGTGATTGCCAAACGCTTCTATCAACCGTTGCCCCCGCCCAGCGCGCGGCGGCCCGAACTGGGCTTTTCGCCCACGCTCGACCGCGTCGTGCTGAAGGCGCTCGCCAACGCGCCAAAAGACCGCTATCAATCGGCGCTCGCCTTTGCGCGCGAATTGACCGAGGCGTTGCGCGAGACCGCGCCGTTGACTGATTCGCAGCCCGTGCCGCCTGCGCGCGCGCCAGTGCCCGTTGCCGCATCCGTTGCCACGTCCGTATCCACACCCACACCCACGCCCGCGCCGTTGCCGCGCCCGCGCCGTTGGGCGTGGCTGGCGGTGGCGTTGAGTCTGACCGCTGTGTTGGGCGCGGGGCTTTACCTGCTCTGGCAAAGGTTGCCGGCGCGCACTACGACGCCGCTGACCACCCTGCCGCCCCCGCCCGGCGCACCTGATACGCCCGGCTTGCAACTGCGGCTGACCGTGCGGAATGCGCAAGGCCGCCCGTTGCCCCAATGCAGCTTTGCGCTCTTCAACGCGGGCGTCAGCAGTGAGCCGAAACCGATCACCACGCAGAACGCGCTCGTCTTGCGCACCGATGCCACAGGCCACGCCGAGAGTGCCGCCGTGCGGCCCGGCACGTATCTGACCAAAACGGTTTGCCGCAGCCATCGCACGCTGAGCGAGACGCTCACGCTGGCCGAAGATTTGGCGCGCCCGGGCACGATCAGCGTGGTCAGAGCGCTGCAACCTGAGTAGGCGAAAAATAAATTTTCGGGGCTGTGTCCCTTTTCCGAAAAATTTGCGCTTATCTAGTTGCAACACTCACGTCGGAATCGTCACTCCGGCAATAGGCAGACAACTTTGACAGACCAGAAGGAGGCTCGTGATGAAAAAACTGTTCGCGCTTATTTTCCTGCTCGGCACGTTGTGCGCTGGCGCGGCTTACGCTCAAGACGAAGCGGCGGCCCGCGATCTTTACAGCAGCTACGCCAAGACCGGCACGAAAGGCCGGCCCGGCGCCCGCATCAGCATTGAGCTATTGCGCGGCGGGCAAACCGGCTTCGTGCCGCTCGACACCGGGTTTAAGGCTGGCGATAAGGTCAAACTACACTTCGAACTCAATTTCCCGGCCTACGTCGAAATCTACAACCTGGGCACTTCGGGCCGCCTGCAACGCCTCTTTCCGGCGGCGGGTGTGAGCGGGCCGGTCAAAATTGTCTCTGGCTACACCGTGCCGGCGCCCGCCGACGAATGGCTGCGCTTCGATCAGCGGGCGGGCATTGAACGCTTGTCCTTCGTCTTTTCCGCCGCGCCAGTTGCGCCGCCCAAGCTGGTCGCGGCGCAAAAACGTCCGCCCGCCAGCGCCAAGCCCAAAGCTAAAGGGGACGCCGCGCCCGCTGCCAGCGATACGCAACAAGCGCTCGACGATCTTAACGCGCGCGAAATGGCTGGCGACGCCGAAGGCCGCGACTTCGACCGCGTGCGGGTCGGCGCGGATGCTTACGTGCTGAGCAACCAGCAACGCTTGCGGCGCGCGCTTTACGTTTCGATCAACTTGCAGCATCGGTGAGGGCCTGGCCTGGTGCGGTACCGGGAGCGGTAGCGATCGGGTTTCTGCGGGATGTGCGCTTGCAAAGAAACCCGATCGCTACCGCTCCCGGTACCGCACCAGGCTGTCCCAAAGGAGAACCCGCCATGAAAAAACTGACTGCCGGCGTCTGCTTCGTTACGCTCGTGTTGGGCTGGCTGGTACTGCCGCAACTCAGCAGCCGCGCGCAAACCCGTAAACCCAACAGCCACGCCTTGCTGGTTGGCATCAATCACTACGCCCAAGCCTACGTTCCGCCCACGCCCGGCGCGGAAGAGGATGCGCTGGCGATGCGCGAATTGCTCATCAAGCATTACGGCTTCCACGCTGACGAAATCAAACTGTTGCTCGGCGCGGAAGCCACCGCCGCCAACATCGTCGCGGAATTCCGCCGCCGCCTGATTGCGGAAACGCAACCCGGCGATCACATCTTTTTTCATTACTCCGGCCACGGTTCGCGCGTGCCCGACGATAACGGCGATGAAGCGGACGGTTTCGACGAAGTGCTCGCGCCCTACGATGTCGCGCTGCAAGGCGCGGACAGCTTTGCCAACATCATCCGCGATGACCTGATCGGCGAATTGATCGGCGAGTTGAAAGGCCGGCAGGCCGTGCTCGTTTTCGATTCCTGCCACTCCGGCACGATTTCCAGAGCGCCCGGCAATGCGCCCGCCAGCGCCGCCGTCAAACCGCGCTATTTGCCCGCGCCTGCCGAGTTGAGCCGCCTGCAAACGTCGTCACGCGCGGTTGGCGGCGGCCCGGCGGGTTATGACGTGAGCGACTTCGCCGATGAGATAAACAGCCGGCAATTGCGCAAGCGCGACCTGAAATTGGTGAAAGAGAAACTGGACGATTCGACCGCGCGCATCGCCGTCATCTCCGCCGCGCAAGCCGGCCAACTGGCCTATCCGGTCAAGGTGGCGGGCGGCGACCGTGGCGCGCTCTCTTACCTGTTCACCGAAACGCAGCGCGAACGCGCGCTGTCTTTTAACGAACTGCGCGCGCAAATCACGACGCGGATGGCGACATACAACAGCGGCAAGCGCCAACAGACGCCGGTCTTCGAGGTGTTGACGCCCTTCTCGCTGGATGAGCCGTTGTTTGCGCCGATGCCGTTCGTCATCCCGGCCATCGCCTTTGCCAACCCTGACTCCACACTCAAAGTCACGCTGCGCAACCTGGAGGGCAAACGGCGCTACCAACTCGATGACGAGATTTCCTACGAGGTGACGACCAGCGCGCCGGGCTGGCTTTATCTGGTGGTTTTTAGCCAGGAGGGCAAAGCCACCTGCGTTTTTCCGACCGCTGAAAACGCGGATGATCGTGACAACTATGTCCGGCAGGGCACGCAGCGTCTGCCGCGCTCGAAATACTTTTACGCAATACCCCCGCTGGGCAAAGA from Acidobacteriota bacterium encodes:
- a CDS encoding DUF4384 domain-containing protein, translated to MKKLFALIFLLGTLCAGAAYAQDEAAARDLYSSYAKTGTKGRPGARISIELLRGGQTGFVPLDTGFKAGDKVKLHFELNFPAYVEIYNLGTSGRLQRLFPAAGVSGPVKIVSGYTVPAPADEWLRFDQRAGIERLSFVFSAAPVAPPKLVAAQKRPPASAKPKAKGDAAPAASDTQQALDDLNAREMAGDAEGRDFDRVRVGADAYVLSNQQRLRRALYVSINLQHR
- a CDS encoding caspase family protein, translating into MKKLTAGVCFVTLVLGWLVLPQLSSRAQTRKPNSHALLVGINHYAQAYVPPTPGAEEDALAMRELLIKHYGFHADEIKLLLGAEATAANIVAEFRRRLIAETQPGDHIFFHYSGHGSRVPDDNGDEADGFDEVLAPYDVALQGADSFANIIRDDLIGELIGELKGRQAVLVFDSCHSGTISRAPGNAPASAAVKPRYLPAPAELSRLQTSSRAVGGGPAGYDVSDFADEINSRQLRKRDLKLVKEKLDDSTARIAVISAAQAGQLAYPVKVAGGDRGALSYLFTETQRERALSFNELRAQITTRMATYNSGKRQQTPVFEVLTPFSLDEPLFAPMPFVIPAIAFANPDSTLKVTLRNLEGKRRYQLDDEISYEVTTSAPGWLYLVVFSQEGKATCVFPTAENADDRDNYVRQGTQRLPRSKYFYAIPPLGKDIVVALLSSSKLNLGDKEELTWDEVFARLRSNKLTGYINRRGVGTKKPGQASASPASLPTSLDDTDWQAASLVIETIKKPDGKKAAVSRPARRATHAGKGGGTVQPPVLRAALKRP